In the Primulina tabacum isolate GXHZ01 chromosome 7, ASM2559414v2, whole genome shotgun sequence genome, CGAAACTACCCTTCACCACTGTGCTGACATGTGTGTTATCCAGAGTAGGGCCTGTTTTTGACAGCCCAAAATCTGAAACTTTTGCCACCCACTTCTCATCCAAGAGAATGTTTGTTGTCTTGACATCACGATGGATGATGGTGTGTTTTGCACCAGTGTGCAGATAATGCAAACCACGGGCAGCACCGATACAAATCTCAAGCCTCTGCTTCCATGGCAGTGGCGGCTTTTGAGTCTTGTAAAGATGCTCCCTAAGAGTTCCATAAGCCATATAATCATATACAAGAATCATCTCACAGTTCTCTTCGCAATACCCAATCAAAGATACAAGGTGACGGTGGCGAAGTTTAGAGAGCATTTCAATCTCAGTTTGGAACTCATGCACTCCTTGTTCAGAGAGTGGGTTCCCACGCTTAATTGCGACCTTTGTGCCACTGTCAATCTCTCCACGATAGACTTTACCAAAACCTCCAACCCCGAGGAGAAGAGCCTCATCGAAGCCATTTGTTGCAGCCTTGATCTCAGAAAATGAAAAGTGGCGACAAAGGTTTGATGGAAGTGAGGAAGCATTACTTCCAGTGGTGTTTGTCTTCGCAGATCCGGATGAATGTGAATTTCCATACAAAGATAACGGAAGCCAACCATCACTATTGCTGGGATCCTTTCTGTTTTGGCGTTGGCGGGAAACAATACATATAATCAAACCTGACAACTAGAAGTGCGGCAATTCCTCCACCAACACCTCCGATAACAGCTTTGTGACTTTTAGATTGAACAGATCCAGAAGATTCATCAGTATCAACTTTCGGTTGTGGGAGTGGAGTTGGATTCGGGCCAGCAAGATACCCGTTGGTAtcatttattttgaatatttcaagGCCATTCAAGATAGCATCATAGAACTGGGGATTTGAGGAAATAAAAGGGTGTAGATCGAGCCAGAGATCCTGCATTGGCGGTCCAGTGGGAACAAAAACGACATAATCCTTATGAACAGGGACACCGTTCCTACCTGCCATGGCAATAACATCTGCCCCTTGTTCTGCAGTCTGATTATTCATGAAGATGCCGAAAACTCTTTGGTTTACTTTGTAAACAATGTCTGTTATCTCACAGAAGTGGAGTCTAACCAGATAAGAAAAGCCGGAGTCAACAAGGAAAAGCCAAGTTAGATTGTAGTTCTGGTTTACAGAAGCATTTGGACCCATTGATCTCAAAGTAGTGTATACATCAAGTGGAGCAATGTAGGTTGCCGATCCTGGAGGATAGCTAACCGTCACATTTGGATCAGGGACCTCAGTAACTCCATTGGCCGCACTAAATATGTAACTCGAATCATCACGCCACGACCTGTAGAGACCAGTATCTTTGGAGGGTGAAATGTCGTTTCCACCCACATTTAACCGATACAAATTCTCTAGAGCCGTAGTGTTGTCGATAGTGAATCCAGTTGATTGACCTACAACAATATCCGTTCCATCTGAACTATATATATCAGGATGCGAAACAACCTCGATCCCATTCACGAATGCATATGAGTTAGAAGTATCACGGGACGGCATGAATGTTATATTCAAAACATCAGATGCGACATTAACAGAGAACTCCTTCATCATATAATCATAATTCAAGGCCTCGGTGGTTTGAGCAGCGCTGAAATTCTTCATAAGAGTATAGGGCCCACAAATCACCGAGAACAGACCATTGACAGCATTCAATCCACCGTAGGACGCGGGATAGAAATACAAACGAATAAACTTACGCCCTGGTGCCACAGGGAAACTGTAGGTGAAATCAGATTGGAATATTCGAGCTGTCATGTAAGGTACTTGGGGGACGGAGGGTTTCTGTGTGGCCGCGGTGGCGGTCAAAGAGTTGCTGCTCGTTAACATGAACTTTGAGCCAACATCTGACGTCCATTTTCGATCATCGGAGTCGGTAGAGTCAGGGGGACCTCCACAGCTCATGAAAATCTTCTCCGTGGGTGTATAATCGACTGCTGATATCACAAATAGCAGCAGCAGAAAACTAAGGGCCGCCAAGATCCATGGACTATTGCGGTTCCTCATCGACGACTGGAAATCCACCCCAATCAAAGActagaattaattaactaagaaaaaaattaaaaaaatcaaggaaCGAGATCTGCTAATAGTTCAGAATGCCGCAGCAATATCAGATCCATCACAAACCATAAATATGAACATATTCAAAGAGAAAACACAAATATAATCTAATTTAATCTAAAAAAACACCAAGAGTACCTGAAACGAAACAGCAGCAGAAATTGAAAGAAAAGCTCTGCTTGTATTGCAGCtgaacagtagtttgttattttttatttttattttaaaaaaaaacagagagAAATGTGGTGAGGAAGTCTCTTCTCCAGTTCTCCTTCGGCCTTCCTCTCTCTGTACATATATATTTAGATTTAATAAAGTGAATTTATTAATTGCGAAAAAGTATAACTAAAATGAAATAAACGATTATTTTCTATCCATGACAGACAGGCAGGCAGGTTGCCTGTGATTTCGTTGAAAAATTTTCAATTAACCCAATGAATCATGTACCCACCTTGGTAAAAGGCGTATATATTTTTAAGTAAATTTATAGATATTTGAgggcaatatatatatatacatagatGTTTAAGAATAGAAAGTCAAAAggttaagtttaaatttaataCTCAATCTGTTAGATATCGACAGTTGTTTAGTCTATTAATGTTGTTTTTACGAGCATGTTTTGGTTCAGGTCAAAATACAAATATgcgatatatatataataatattaatattataatagttTATTGGGTggctatttattattattttaattttagaaCGCGTCGAGGATATACAGGAAACAAAGGAGGTGCACACATTTTTACGAACGCGGACTTGTGTGGGGCCCAAGTCCAATCAACGCCACCAAGAATAGAATTAACGTTATCTATCAATGGAGCCCAGCCCATAAGTTTGCAACTTCACGTCCTAAACCGGAATGCTGGTAGCATTTCCACGCCTagggtttaaaaaaaatcatgatccCTATTAGCTTGGAGTAAATAGAGTAGGACTCTTGTGaaatgatctcacgaatctttatctgtgaacgggtcaactctatcgatattcacaataaaagtaataatctGAACAtaaaaagtgatattttttcatggatgatccaaataatagatctgtctcacaaaatacgatccgtaaaACCGTCTataacacaaatttttgccagaAATGTTGTCTCATTTTCAACTCGTAAGTGTTATTGATACCCTAATGACGTTGTATTTAAATTCAATATACTCACACACTGCTAGATAACATGGATCATGATTGTTTTTAGACCCTAGGCGTGGTACCAACATTCTGATTTAGGACCTGAACAGAGTAGgatttttgtgagacgatatcacgaatttttatctgtgagacgggtcaaccctatcgatattcacaataaaaataatactttaacgtaaaaagtaatactttttcatggataacccaaataagagattcgtctcacaaaatacgactcgtgagaccgtctaacacaaatttttgctttaaATTCAATAcccaaacaaaaaaaatatcgcTTTGTGACATGCTTAAAGATAGTAAGTAAGAATTATGGATGAATAATAAAGAATACAAATAATAATGTGGTCTATGAGTCGCACCAGAATGATAAATAGAGAGGGATTAGAGGCGGAGGAGATATTGACAATATGAATGGAATTATCCAAGTATCGAGTCTCACGCGTAGATGTACGCATGGATTCAGCGTTTGATTACAGTGAATTTGGAGAGAAGGGAAGCAGCTTGATCCGCACCCAACAAAAAATAAGGATGCCTTAGAGCAGCTGCCGCGGATAGACGCCCTCGCCTCAAGGAACTTCTCGGAGTTATCAGTTTCGAGGCCAAATCCCAGCCTCGCCCCGAATCGAGATCGAGTATGGAGAGGTCGGCCCTCGTCCTACTCTTCTCCCTCCATCTATTCAAGTCATAGCCCACTCCCTTCAATTCCAAGTTAAAGTTCTTCAATCCCGCTTTCGACCTTAAGCTTGGTATTGCCATTTGCACCAACACTATCCCCGCCGAGTACATGTCAAATAGATCAGGACTGTTGAGTTGCCACAAGATTGGGGACATCAGTGCAGCAATGGGCTCCGGTGGTGGTTTTGGGGTTTCTTCAGGCATTACATACAGTTCGGGGGGACAGTAATCAGGGTCTAGCAGCCCACGGTCGGGGACATAGTTTTTCCCTATTCGTAGGTCTGTTGCTGCACCGAAATCAATGAGTTTTATTCGTCCATTTTTCGTGACAACCAAGTTGGATGGCTTTACATCTCGATGAACGATCCCCGTGTCATGGATTTTCTTAAGGGAACTAATGATCTGGCGCATTATCTGTTTGATGATCAACGCATTGCGTTCATTGGGCTCTAGGCCTTGCAGCTTGCGACCAAACACCAGAGACTCTAAATTCAATGGGAACCCGCGATCATTCATGTAATCGGCGAGGTCTAGATCTCCCTGAACGAATacaaattcaaaacataaattgTAACCAAATCTTGAATTCATAAAACAAGCTATCATATGTTACTATGAATCAAGTACCTCAAATTTCCAGACAAGCCATTTCTCACCCTTTGTATACAGAGTATCAGTTGTATCTGATACAAAGCTGCCGAGAAACTCAGCGCATGTATCTGGAGCTGCTCTCGACAGTCTGTAATTGAACCACTCCTCATAATCCCCACACTCCACCGCACCTTGAACTCCAATCTTTACCTATACACTACATCCATATCAGCATATATCTTATCTGCATTATCTCCAACAAGGCAAAGAGCGACGCACAAACCCATGAAAGAAATGCACATGTAAAATATACTTATATAGAATTAATGGGTAAACCTTCTTGAGAATAACTTTATCTTTCAGCCCTTGTTTAAGCTGAACAGCTTTCGCACTCGCTCGTTTGGTCACACTTTGATCCACATTTACGTTCTTGGGAACGATCAGTCCAGAGTAAACAACACCAAACGACCCTTCACCCAATCTATCACCAACCAAAAAATCCCTTCTCTTTAGATTCCTTCTCCCTAGTAAACTGTCCAATCCCAGTTGCAGAGTGGCGAAAATATACGTATCGATCGCTCCCATAAGAACTCCGGGCCTAGCAGTCAGGTATATCCAAACGAGAACAGAAAAAATCAGTATCTCCCATTTTTGAACTTCTGGCAGCTCCCCGGCAGCACTTTGGAGCCGCTGGAAAGCAGCAAACCGGTCCAGATGAAGGGAATCATTTAACAGGCCCTGAGAGATGTCATCAAGAAATGAATTGCATTTGATGGAATTCCTTTTACAAGGAACTGAAATGGGGGTTTTGAAGAAGTAGATGGATGGTTTGGAGTGATAGGTAAATGAAGTTACAGCCGGGGACAGAAGAGAAGCCATCATCAATGGCTCTCCGATCCCCAAACGAAGTAATGTTTCAAGATGGGTGTGCGTCGCGTCATTCGAAGGTTTATCCACAATTACCATACATATGTGGAGCGAAAGAAAACAACCATGCATatcattataaatttttaacaacTCCTACTTGTATACCTCATGGGCCCGtcccataaatttttatttgaaaaatatttttagtttttttaaaaattacacataaattattattaataaaacaataaaacataatcTACATAATACGGTGTCAaatatatgttattgattatatttcgaaattagacaaaaatttgtgtaagacggtctcatgaaacagatctcttatttagtttatctatgaaaaagtattattttttatgctaagagtattattttttattgtgaatatcggtatagtTTATccgtatcacagataaagattcgtgagactgtctcattaTAAACTTGCATAAATAATGTTCTCATGGTCCCATTAACTCAATCATATAGGTCTCTTGGATGCATAGGGAAAATGTGTTATTactattaaaaaaatgatttttcacAGCAAGGCTATGACAGTAAAATCGATATATATTTATGTGTTAATTTTAAGTTAGTTCTCGTgatgaatattattattaacttAACCAATTGGAGCGCAGATGCTTTGAGTTTGGAAGCTGAGACTTTAGTCGCTCCTCATAAATAGTAGCCGTTAGTCCGCCACACtcttttcaaattcaaatccGATCCCACTCCACTCCCAAGAAACTCTTCAAATTAAAAGGCTTCCCACTATCCTTTCACACACACTGAGacacaaaaaaaataatcttGTCATCCATCATCGTCGTCGTCAATATGCCAGCAGCTGCAGTTCAATCTCCTCAAAGCAGCAACCGCAAAGCTCTGCAGCCCAAGATCGATATATTCCCTACTAATGCACTCATCAATATGGCTACTAATACTAATGCGAAGCCTAAGTCAACGCAATGCGTCGACATCTCCAACAAGGAGAACATTCATCCCATGATCCAATGCTTCGATTCCTCGCTTGCCCAGGAGCTCAGCGCCATCCGCTGAGAAGCTCGAGAGATTGACGATTGACAGGGAAAATACCGATGAAGTCCTGAGGCAGAGGGGGATGATGCTGGATTCCCACATGAAGGGAATTATTAATAGATGGGAAGACCAAAAACAGCTGGAGATGGAGGTTGATCGGTTGTACCGTTTGAAAGAGATCAGATTATCTTGCATGGTCAGTTTTCTTTGTTTTCTTCATTTAGCTTGATGAATCTTGAATAACTGAGTGTTTTATGAGTGTCACGAATCGAAATTTTAGTGATACTTTGTTTCTTTTGTTGATGTTTATAGAGAACATCTGCAGTTAAATCACTGAGAGAAAAGGAACAAGAGAAGGTGTTGAAGGAAAGTCAAGCAAAGACAATTGAAAAGACGCCTTAGATTTGTAGATATTCTGATTCAAGTTTACAATTTAACGGCGAGTTACGTTGcatgaatttaatttatttacagGAGAATGGAAGGGAGGAGGAGAAAGATGAAAGGCCATCCATCGCACAGTGGCGTTGGGAATGAATTTATTTGTTTGTAGTAATCTCCTCCACATTCTTTATGCTATACCACAAGTAATATTTGTAATGGTTGCCTTGCCTATCTATTCTattctatatctatataaatatacaaattgAATTGTGATTTTACTCTATTGTCCTCGTTAATTAGTTGTCATCATTAAATTTGTACCATTCTCTTCCTCATCTTTAATTGTTTCCTCATCTTTAATTGGTTATtcttgtatttatttaattgactcTTTCACTCATTTTCATGCATGTACACTTTCTCTTTCACtcatttttatatatacatatttgacCACCTCATTTTTATCATCAAATTGTTGCACAACAGTAAATAATTGTTAAACATCTCAACTTCTTttacaccaaaaaaaaaaaaacatttccaGTGACATATGTTATAGTACCTATAGTTATTTGTATTCTGAAATTTACAAACACAATCATACTGACTTATTTTACCATCAAATTAATCTTTCTATGAGAATTGCTTGATGGGCTTGTTTGAATATTCTTGCTCAATTCTTTGGtggaatattgatatgataGATTCATGTTTCATTTTATGTTTTCTACATGTTTGATCGATTATGGTCACTTAAAAGTTGGAAGCAGTATGCATTTTGACTCTTATACCACAATTCGTTGATTTTTTTCAGCgacaatttattaaaaaaactttttgttagttgatgaaaatgaaaatttaaaattagaaTAGTAGTTTGATTTCTGAAGTTGAAAACTTACATACACATATGATATTAAAGTTGTGTGTTTTAAAAGTAGATATCTTCTGTTGGTATGATTTTTTATCATTCGAACAATCTACTCTAGAAACGATGTCATCTTCATTAATTGAAATTTTACGCCGATGATTTattattgtatttttttatgtaaaactgCATAACACAAATtatcacaaattttattttattcttttaatcTTTCTTTAAAAATTCCCGAATTATACACTCCacaataattacataaaaaatggaaaaaaacaaaaattagtttatttaatcaatttgATTAAAATACTACTTCAACCagtttttcataaaaaacattcaattataatttgataattaaCATTTCTACAAGAAAATATCAACTAAATCAGATCGACCAAATTATTTTTCCCTCAACAAATTTGATGTTCAaactaatttataatatttttatttaacagaGAGTACGatcatttaaaattatcttATAGTACCATTTTTTGTCTCATAAACGTTGAACcactattaaaaaattaataattgatTCTTCATTTAATTATCTtacatataaattaatttatatatgaaacacaaaaagtgataaaaaaatttaaattttgagttagcaaaaaaatttctatgtgaaaaatattttaggtgcaacatatttattttttgttttcattATGAAAACCAGATACAACATAGTTCAAAATGTATCAGCAAGTCACTGATTTTGATATAGGGGTGTTAATTTTTAATGTGACTCGAAAAAACCATAAATCTAAACTgaaaaaattgaaaagaaaTTGAATCAAAATGAGATGCAAATCACCAAAATGAGATgcaaatcatttttttattcgcatataaatattaaaaataaagtttatatTGTTCAAGTAGGGATATATTTGTCAAAACTAAAccaacaaaataataaaatttaattagataataaataatttcattttattttttgtaatattatatatttcatatgaaaataattagcctttatatttctttttcatttttgatAATTATTAGTTTTTATATTTCTAAGTTTTACTAtaactaaaatatatatatatatatatatatatatatatatatatatatatatatataccgcAAAACGATGTAAAAACATAATTCCACCATCagagtaataaaaaatattatttctcagCATATGCTCATTTCTTtaactttgaaaaaaaattaaaacagacATATATAAGTTTACTTATGCCTCAAGTTTAATATTCATACTCACGTATTTTACCATCAAATTAATCtttcttacttttttttttgcaaaaaacAGGATACAATGATTAATGGATTGATTTTCTCAAATTtcaatgaaaatatattttcgCAAGTTATTGGAAACCAATAAGTGGTATACAATATACAACCCTCTTATCACATGCATAGACTCCATATATTCAAATGTCAACCCCAAATTTGAGCtgaatttacaaaaaaaataccaTAGTTTCAGAGCTATCTCGGGTGC is a window encoding:
- the LOC142551754 gene encoding serine/threonine-protein kinase STN8, chloroplastic — its product is MVIVDKPSNDATHTHLETLLRLGIGEPLMMASLLSPAVTSFTYHSKPSIYFFKTPISVPCKRNSIKCNSFLDDISQGLLNDSLHLDRFAAFQRLQSAAGELPEVQKWEILIFSVLVWIYLTARPGVLMGAIDTYIFATLQLGLDSLLGRRNLKRRDFLVGDRLGEGSFGVVYSGLIVPKNVNVDQSVTKRASAKAVQLKQGLKDKVILKKVKIGVQGAVECGDYEEWFNYRLSRAAPDTCAEFLGSFVSDTTDTLYTKGEKWLVWKFEGDLDLADYMNDRGFPLNLESLVFGRKLQGLEPNERNALIIKQIMRQIISSLKKIHDTGIVHRDVKPSNLVVTKNGRIKLIDFGAATDLRIGKNYVPDRGLLDPDYCPPELYVMPEETPKPPPEPIAALMSPILWQLNSPDLFDMYSAGIVLVQMAIPSLRSKAGLKNFNLELKGVGYDLNRWREKSRTRADLSILDLDSGRGWDLASKLITPRSSLRRGRLSAAAALRHPYFLLGADQAASLLSKFTVIKR